The Lycium barbarum isolate Lr01 chromosome 10, ASM1917538v2, whole genome shotgun sequence genome includes a region encoding these proteins:
- the LOC132614864 gene encoding CASP-like protein PIMP1 — protein sequence MAPPPSTTIPPFVGLIVRILTLICLLISLIVIATNTYTTSTDYVDIKVKSTDFYAYRYLISTVVIGIAYTLLQTAFTIFFVSTGNRLGGEGLCLFDFYGDKFISNFLATGAAASFGMMQDYRRLIGNDEGSKFINTANAAASLCLIGFFFSAASSILSSFALPKKA from the exons ATGGCACCACCACCATCCACCACTATTCCGCCATTCGTCGGCCTCATCGTGAGGATTCTGACGTTGATTTGCTTGTTGATTTCACTCATTGTGATTGCCACCAACACTTATACTACTAGTACTGATTATGTTGATATCAAAGTCAAATCTACGGACTTTTATGCTTACAG ATACTTGATTTCTACTGTGGTCATTGGAATAGCATATACTCTTCTCCAAACTGCCTTCACAATTTTCTTTGTGAGCACTGGAAATCGCCTTGGTGGTGAAGGTCTTTGTCTATTTGACTTCTATGGTGACAAG TTTATTTCCAACTTCCTTGCTACTGGAGCAGCTGCAAGTTTTGGGATGATGCAAGATTATAGGAGACTTATAGGCAATGATGAAGGCAGTAAATTTATCAACACTGCAAATGCTGCTGCCAGCCTTTGCCTTATAGGATTCTTTTTTTCTGCTGCTTCATCAATTTTATCATCCTTTGCTCTTCCAAAAAAAGCTTga
- the LOC132614485 gene encoding CASP-like protein PIMP1, with protein sequence MAPPPSTTIPPFVGLIVRILTLICLLISLIVIATNTQTTSTDFVDIKIKSTDFYAYRYLISTVVIGIAYTLLQTAFTIFFVSTGNRLGGEGLCLFDFYGDKFISYFLATGAAASFGMTQDLRRLVGNDEGSKFINTANAAASLCLIGFFFSAASSIFSSFALPKKA encoded by the exons ATGGCACCACCACCATCCACCACTATCCCACCGTTCGTTGGCCTCATCGTGAGGATTCTTACGTTGATTTGCTTGTTGATTTCACTCATTGTGATTGCCACCAACACTCAAACTACTAGTACTGATTTTGTTGATATCAAAATCAAGTCTACGGACTTTTATGCTtacag ATACTTGATTTCAACTGTGGTCATTGGAATAGCATATACTCTTCTTCAAACTGCCTTCACAATTTTTTTTGTGAGCACTGGAAATCGCCTTGGTGGTGAGGGTCTCTGTCTATTTGACTTCTATGGTGACAAG TTTATTTCCTACTTCCTTGCTACTGGAGCAGCTGCAAGTTTTGGGATGACACAAGATTTGAGGAGACTTGTAGGCAATGATGAAGGCAGTAAATTTATCAACACTGCAAATGCTGCTGCCAGCCTTTGCCTTATAGGATTCTTTTTTTCGGCTGCTTCATCAATTTTCTCATCTTTTGCTCTTCCAAAAAAagcttga